The following coding sequences lie in one Changpingibacter yushuensis genomic window:
- a CDS encoding cobalamin-independent methionine synthase II family protein yields the protein MNRILTTHVGSLPRPAELLKANARMSAGEISQEEFTGILDGAVADVVKRQEDIGIDIVNDGEFGHLMTESVDYGAWWFYSFSRFSGLELSTDARFGFAPPASEGDIQLAPFSDRRDWLKFADAYGDPDSGIHTARESSGPVVFPTITAPLNYVGQDAVNRDIALTLKALNANGLNPNTGFIASLSPGSAARISNAYYKNDVEVLNACADALHEEYKAITDAGLTVQIDDPSIAEAWDQINPEPSVFDYQRFVQLRIDALNRALEGIPEDLVRFHVCWGSWHGPHTTDIPFKEIVDQVLQVNAKGYTFEAANVRHEHEWKIWKDVKLPEGKVIIPGVVSHSTNVVEHPELVAERIERFAELVGPENVIASTDCGLGGRVYPSIAWAKLESLAQGARIASDHLFG from the coding sequence ATGAATCGGATTCTGACCACGCATGTGGGATCCTTGCCGCGACCCGCGGAACTACTAAAGGCGAATGCGCGAATGTCCGCCGGCGAGATCTCACAGGAAGAGTTCACCGGGATCCTTGATGGGGCCGTGGCAGACGTGGTCAAGCGTCAAGAAGACATTGGCATCGATATTGTCAACGACGGCGAATTTGGCCACCTGATGACCGAATCGGTGGACTACGGCGCGTGGTGGTTCTACTCCTTCTCCCGTTTCTCCGGACTGGAGCTTTCAACTGACGCCCGCTTCGGATTTGCGCCGCCAGCTTCCGAAGGTGACATTCAGCTTGCCCCCTTCAGCGATCGCCGTGATTGGCTGAAGTTTGCAGATGCTTATGGTGATCCAGATTCCGGAATTCACACCGCGCGCGAATCGAGTGGGCCGGTGGTGTTCCCCACCATCACCGCTCCGCTGAACTACGTTGGCCAGGACGCCGTGAACCGCGACATCGCCTTGACGCTCAAGGCCTTGAATGCAAACGGCCTGAACCCGAACACCGGTTTCATTGCCTCGCTTTCGCCCGGTTCTGCTGCCCGTATTTCCAACGCGTATTACAAGAACGACGTCGAAGTACTCAACGCCTGCGCCGACGCTCTCCATGAGGAGTACAAAGCAATTACCGATGCTGGCTTGACCGTACAGATCGATGATCCGTCGATCGCGGAGGCATGGGACCAGATCAACCCGGAGCCGTCAGTTTTCGACTACCAGCGGTTTGTTCAGTTGCGGATCGACGCCCTTAACCGCGCTCTTGAAGGCATTCCAGAGGATCTCGTGCGATTCCACGTGTGCTGGGGATCTTGGCACGGCCCACACACCACAGATATTCCGTTCAAGGAGATCGTGGATCAGGTGTTGCAAGTCAATGCCAAGGGTTACACATTCGAGGCGGCAAACGTGCGCCACGAACACGAATGGAAGATCTGGAAGGATGTGAAGCTTCCTGAGGGAAAGGTGATCATTCCTGGCGTGGTGTCACATTCGACGAACGTAGTGGAACACCCCGAACTGGTGGCCGAGCGCATTGAGCGCTTCGCCGAACTAGTTGGCCCGGAGAACGTCATTGCGTCCACCGACTGCGGGCTGGGCGGCCGCGTGTACCCCTCGATTGCTTGGGCCAAGCTTGAGTCCTTGGCGCAGGGTGCGCGCATTGCCAGCGATCACCTGTTTGGCTGA
- a CDS encoding NUDIX hydrolase: MLREFDLPTSQREAAQAWLDQAYPAVAERPASTVIMIRPAIGPHPFDVYMVRRASTMAHQPGVVAFPGGSIRPDDGAVPLPLTTEQLDAWAADMGEKPGIAHRFIAAAAREVFEETGVLLTKQESLMYGPLAQAREAIEMHRLSFQEFMEGNSLAIDLDRMGYRGTWITPDFLPRRYRLAFFTALLPVGQEPFLASTEAVRERWGAPQEFLDRADAGEISIVVPTRIQLEELAAAASIDEALVATPRHVKYTPAPAASSPSGFVLR; the protein is encoded by the coding sequence GTGTTGCGCGAATTTGATTTGCCAACGTCTCAACGTGAGGCGGCGCAGGCGTGGTTGGATCAGGCCTATCCGGCTGTTGCGGAGCGCCCTGCTTCCACCGTGATCATGATCCGTCCGGCCATTGGCCCACATCCCTTTGATGTGTACATGGTGCGGCGAGCTTCTACGATGGCTCACCAACCTGGAGTTGTTGCTTTCCCCGGTGGATCTATTCGGCCCGACGACGGCGCCGTCCCGCTTCCGCTCACTACCGAACAGTTGGATGCCTGGGCGGCCGATATGGGTGAGAAGCCTGGGATTGCGCACAGGTTTATTGCAGCGGCCGCGCGTGAGGTGTTTGAAGAGACGGGTGTTCTGCTGACCAAACAGGAATCGCTCATGTATGGCCCGCTCGCGCAGGCACGCGAGGCCATCGAGATGCACAGGTTAAGCTTCCAAGAGTTTATGGAAGGCAATAGCCTTGCGATTGATCTGGACCGTATGGGATACCGCGGTACCTGGATAACACCCGACTTTCTGCCACGGCGCTATCGCCTCGCATTCTTTACGGCACTCTTACCTGTGGGGCAGGAACCATTCCTTGCCTCGACGGAAGCTGTGCGTGAGAGATGGGGTGCGCCACAGGAATTCCTTGATCGTGCGGATGCTGGTGAAATCTCAATTGTGGTGCCAACCCGCATCCAGCTTGAGGAACTGGCAGCGGCCGCGAGCATTGACGAAGCGCTCGTAGCCACTCCGCGTCACGTGAAGTACACACCAGCTCCGGCTGCGAGTTCTCCTAGCGGTTTTGTATTGAGGTGA